In a single window of the Methylococcus sp. Mc7 genome:
- the hisB gene encoding imidazoleglycerol-phosphate dehydratase HisB, with translation MNRRTAEVERYTLETQIRVQIDLDGTGKGKFRSGVPFLDHMLDQVARHGCMDLEVEAKGDLHIDAHHTVEDIGIALGQAFAEALGDKRGIHRYGHAYVPLDEALSRVVIDFSGRPGLFYEVDFPRDRIGDFEVDLFVEFFRGFVNHAQATLHVDNLKGQNAHHVAETIFKAFGRAVRAAVERDARTAGVLPSTKGLL, from the coding sequence ATGAACAGGCGAACCGCTGAGGTCGAGCGCTATACCCTGGAAACGCAGATACGGGTCCAGATCGACCTGGACGGTACCGGCAAGGGCAAATTCCGTAGCGGCGTGCCTTTTCTCGACCACATGCTCGACCAGGTGGCACGGCACGGCTGCATGGACCTGGAGGTCGAAGCGAAGGGCGACCTGCACATCGACGCCCACCACACCGTGGAAGACATCGGCATCGCGCTCGGCCAGGCTTTCGCCGAGGCGCTGGGCGACAAGCGCGGCATCCACCGCTATGGCCATGCCTACGTCCCATTGGATGAGGCGCTGTCGCGGGTGGTGATCGATTTTTCCGGGCGGCCCGGCCTGTTCTACGAGGTCGATTTTCCCCGCGACCGTATCGGCGACTTCGAGGTGGATCTCTTCGTCGAGTTCTTCCGCGGATTCGTGAACCACGCCCAGGCGACGCTGCACGTCGACAACCTCAAAGGGCAGAACGCTCACCATGTCGCCGAGACGATCTTCAAGGCGTTCGGGCGCGCGGTGCGCGCGGCCGTCGAACGCGATGCGAGGACCGCCGGTGTCCTCCCCTCGACCAAAGGCCTGCTCTAA
- the hisH gene encoding imidazole glycerol phosphate synthase subunit HisH: protein MSSVAVIDYGMGNLHSIAKALQHADANAEVVVTSDPAAILASDRVVFPGVGAMRDCMAHIAERGLEAVIRSAAAGKPFLGICLGMQALLEESEENGGTRSLGLIPGRVLRFPEGLTDARGEPLKIPHMGWNRVHFSDPSHPLWAGIPAESWFYFVHSYYAAPADPADVAATSDYPGPFAAAVARGNVFAVQFHPEKSQAAGLRLLANFLRWEP, encoded by the coding sequence ATGTCTTCGGTGGCGGTCATCGATTACGGCATGGGGAATCTCCACTCCATCGCCAAGGCGCTCCAGCATGCGGACGCAAACGCCGAAGTGGTGGTCACTTCCGATCCGGCCGCGATACTCGCGAGCGATCGCGTGGTGTTCCCCGGCGTGGGAGCCATGCGCGACTGCATGGCGCACATCGCCGAACGCGGACTGGAGGCGGTGATCCGGAGCGCGGCGGCCGGGAAGCCCTTCCTGGGGATATGTCTCGGCATGCAGGCGCTGCTGGAAGAGAGCGAGGAGAACGGCGGCACCCGCAGTCTCGGCCTCATTCCCGGCCGGGTGCTGCGGTTCCCGGAAGGGCTCACCGATGCCCGCGGCGAACCGCTCAAGATTCCGCACATGGGCTGGAACCGGGTACATTTCAGCGACCCTTCCCATCCGCTCTGGGCCGGCATCCCTGCGGAGAGCTGGTTCTATTTCGTGCACAGCTATTATGCGGCGCCCGCCGATCCGGCCGACGTCGCCGCGACCAGCGACTATCCCGGCCCGTTCGCGGCCGCCGTGGCGCGGGGCAATGTTTTCGCGGTGCAGTTCCATCCCGAAAAAAGCCAGGCCGCCGGCTTGCGCCTGCTGGCCAATTTCCTCCGGTGGGAACCTTAG
- the hisA gene encoding 1-(5-phosphoribosyl)-5-[(5-phosphoribosylamino)methylideneamino]imidazole-4-carboxamide isomerase encodes MLLIPAIDLKDGKCVRLRQGRMEDDTVFSDDPVAVAGRWVAAGARRLHLVDLDGAFAGKPRNAETIHAIREAYPDVEIQVGGGIRDEETIQGYLNAGVDFVIIGTKAVSAPHFVSDVTAEFPNHIIIGLDARDGKVAIDGWSKLSHHDVIDLAQKFEADGVEAIIYTDISRDGMMGGVNIEATSRLARAIHIPVIASGGITTIDDIKALGEIVGDGVIGAITGRAIYEGTLDFAEGLKLAESF; translated from the coding sequence ATGCTGCTGATACCGGCTATCGACTTGAAAGACGGCAAATGCGTCCGCCTCCGGCAGGGCCGCATGGAAGACGATACGGTGTTTTCCGACGATCCGGTGGCGGTGGCCGGCCGCTGGGTCGCGGCCGGCGCCAGGCGCCTCCATCTGGTGGACCTGGACGGCGCTTTCGCCGGCAAGCCGCGCAATGCCGAGACCATCCATGCCATCCGCGAGGCCTATCCCGACGTGGAAATCCAGGTCGGCGGCGGCATCCGCGACGAGGAGACCATCCAGGGCTATCTGAACGCCGGCGTCGATTTCGTCATCATCGGCACCAAGGCGGTCAGCGCGCCCCATTTCGTGAGCGACGTCACCGCCGAATTCCCCAACCACATCATCATCGGGCTGGACGCCCGCGACGGCAAAGTCGCCATCGACGGCTGGTCCAAACTCTCGCACCACGACGTGATCGATCTGGCGCAGAAGTTCGAGGCGGATGGGGTGGAGGCGATCATCTACACCGACATCAGCCGCGACGGCATGATGGGCGGCGTGAACATCGAGGCCACCTCCCGGCTGGCGCGCGCCATCCACATCCCCGTGATCGCCTCCGGCGGCATCACCACCATCGACGACATCAAGGCGCTGGGCGAGATCGTCGGCGACGGCGTGATCGGCGCCATCACCGGCCGGGCGATCTACGAAGGCACGCTGGATTTCGCCGAAGGCCTCAAGCTGGCAGAAAGCTTCTAG
- the hisF gene encoding imidazole glycerol phosphate synthase subunit HisF produces MLAKRIIPCLDVDNGRVVKGVRFVDIRDAGDPVEIARRYDREGADELAFLDITASSDNRETMVHVVEQVAGEVFIPLTVGGGIRTLDDIRRMLNAGADKVSINTAAVFNPEFVREAAERFGSQCIVVAIDAKQVSPHPALSQGERVSQRWEIFTHGGRKPTGLDAVQWARRMVELGAGEILLTSMDRDGTRAGFDLGLTRAISDAVSVPVIASGGVGNLQHLADGILQGRADAVLAASIFHFAEYSVGQAKDFLAAQGIEVRR; encoded by the coding sequence ATGCTGGCCAAGCGCATCATTCCCTGCCTCGACGTCGACAACGGGCGCGTCGTCAAAGGCGTCCGCTTCGTCGACATCCGCGACGCCGGCGATCCGGTCGAGATCGCCCGCCGCTACGACCGGGAGGGCGCGGACGAACTGGCCTTTCTCGACATCACCGCCAGTTCCGACAACCGCGAAACCATGGTGCACGTGGTCGAGCAGGTGGCCGGCGAGGTATTCATCCCGCTGACGGTGGGGGGCGGCATCCGCACGCTGGATGACATCCGCCGCATGCTCAACGCCGGGGCCGACAAGGTCAGCATCAACACCGCCGCGGTGTTCAATCCCGAATTCGTGCGCGAAGCCGCCGAGCGTTTCGGGTCGCAGTGCATCGTGGTGGCCATCGACGCCAAGCAGGTGAGCCCTCACCCTGCCCTCTCCCAAGGGGAGAGGGTAAGTCAAAGGTGGGAAATCTTCACCCATGGCGGTCGCAAGCCGACCGGGCTGGACGCCGTGCAATGGGCGCGGCGCATGGTCGAGCTGGGCGCCGGTGAAATCCTCCTGACCAGCATGGACCGCGACGGCACCCGCGCCGGCTTCGACCTCGGGCTGACCCGGGCGATCAGCGACGCGGTCAGCGTGCCGGTCATCGCCTCCGGCGGCGTGGGCAACCTCCAGCACCTGGCAGACGGCATCCTGCAGGGCCGGGCCGACGCCGTGCTCGCCGCCAGCATCTTCCATTTCGCCGAGTACAGCGTCGGCCAGGCCAAGGATTTCTTGGCCGCCCAGGGCATCGAGGTGCGGCGGTGA
- the hisI gene encoding phosphoribosyl-AMP cyclohydrolase gives MSVWLDEIRWTADGLVPVVAQEAGTGQVLMVAWMNREALALTAEEGYAVYWSRSRGRLWRKGEESGHRQKVLEIRLDCDEDVVLLKVEQAGGIACHTGRHHCFYRVLKDGRWETVEPVLKSPDSIYGA, from the coding sequence GTGAGCGTCTGGCTCGACGAGATACGCTGGACCGCCGACGGCCTGGTGCCGGTGGTGGCGCAGGAGGCCGGGACCGGCCAGGTGCTGATGGTGGCCTGGATGAACCGCGAGGCTCTGGCCCTGACCGCGGAGGAAGGCTATGCGGTGTACTGGTCACGCTCGCGCGGCCGGCTGTGGCGCAAGGGCGAGGAGTCCGGCCACCGCCAGAAGGTGCTGGAAATCCGCCTGGACTGCGACGAGGACGTGGTGCTGCTCAAGGTCGAACAGGCCGGCGGCATCGCCTGCCATACCGGCCGCCACCATTGCTTCTACCGGGTGCTGAAGGACGGCCGCTGGGAGACGGTCGAGCCGGTGCTGAAGTCGCCCGATTCGATCTACGGAGCTTGA
- a CDS encoding phosphoribosyl-ATP diphosphatase has product MDVLNQLAEILEQRKTEAPDKSYAASLYAKGLDTILKKIGEEATETVIAAKDGERDKIVYEMADLWFHCCVLLAQQGLAPDDVLRELARRFGMSGLEEKASRKPG; this is encoded by the coding sequence GTGGACGTCCTGAACCAGTTGGCGGAAATCCTCGAGCAGCGCAAGACCGAAGCGCCGGACAAGAGCTATGCCGCGAGCCTGTACGCCAAGGGGCTCGACACCATCCTCAAGAAGATCGGCGAAGAAGCCACCGAGACCGTGATCGCCGCCAAGGACGGGGAACGCGACAAGATCGTCTATGAAATGGCCGACCTGTGGTTCCACTGCTGCGTGCTGCTCGCCCAGCAGGGACTCGCACCGGACGACGTGCTGCGGGAGCTGGCCCGGCGCTTCGGCATGTCGGGGCTGGAAGAGAAGGCTTCGCGCAAACCCGGCTAA
- a CDS encoding GIDE domain-containing protein, translating to MGTSDWLAAAGEREIWLLTWLSAAAAALCLWRGFGHLSHGRAIADRPTSRIRSAAQGYVELEGRARMMPGEPIVAPLSGKRCVWYRYTLERKDRENGDSDWQTIDEGTSTAIFEIEDETGRCVVDPEDAEVLPPIRLSWRGLYPRPGSLPRGRRSLWDVLLPAGPYRYTESRIPEGEWLFVSGQFAGIGGGDCSPEEETRDLLAAWKRDKAALLRRFDANKDGDIDLEEWETAREAARNEVLQRRGTAAHPIELNVLRKPRNGSRFLISALSQDHLARRHLWQGLAWLTGFLLAAGVGGAVSARLWAG from the coding sequence ATGGGGACGTCCGACTGGCTCGCGGCGGCCGGGGAGCGCGAAATCTGGCTGCTGACGTGGCTGAGCGCCGCCGCAGCGGCCTTGTGCCTGTGGCGGGGTTTCGGCCATCTGAGCCATGGCCGGGCGATTGCCGACCGTCCGACTTCGCGCATACGTTCGGCGGCCCAGGGCTACGTCGAACTGGAAGGGCGTGCCCGAATGATGCCGGGTGAACCCATCGTCGCGCCGCTGAGCGGAAAGCGCTGCGTCTGGTACCGCTACACGCTGGAACGCAAAGACCGGGAAAACGGTGACTCGGACTGGCAAACGATCGACGAGGGCACCAGCACCGCCATCTTCGAAATCGAGGATGAAACCGGCCGCTGCGTCGTCGATCCGGAGGACGCCGAGGTGCTGCCGCCCATCCGCCTGAGCTGGCGCGGCCTCTACCCTCGGCCCGGCAGCCTGCCGCGCGGGCGCCGAAGTCTCTGGGACGTCCTGCTCCCGGCCGGTCCGTACCGCTATACCGAGTCCCGCATCCCCGAAGGCGAATGGCTTTTCGTTTCCGGCCAGTTCGCCGGCATCGGCGGCGGCGATTGCTCCCCGGAGGAGGAGACGCGAGACCTGCTGGCGGCCTGGAAACGGGACAAAGCGGCTTTGCTGCGGCGTTTCGACGCGAACAAGGACGGCGACATCGACCTGGAGGAATGGGAGACGGCGAGGGAAGCGGCCCGCAACGAGGTCTTGCAGCGGCGCGGCACCGCGGCGCACCCGATCGAGCTCAACGTGCTGCGGAAGCCGCGCAATGGATCGAGGTTCCTGATCTCGGCGCTGTCCCAGGATCACCTGGCCCGGCGCCATTTGTGGCAGGGGCTGGCCTGGCTGACGGGTTTCCTGCTCGCCGCGGGCGTGGGCGGCGCCGTGTCGGCCAGGCTGTGGGCCGGTTAG
- a CDS encoding LemA family protein, protein MPIAGFILFGVLILIALYVILIYNRLVQLKHDTVKAWSNIDVLLAQRHDELPKLVETCKQYMKHEKETLERVIQARSGVSAAREHHDVRALGSAEGELRQGLMSLFAVAENYPELKADQSFRALERRITELESSIADRREFYNDHVNANNVRLDQFPDVIVARLFGFKPFELLEFSDTDISNPDLRALFG, encoded by the coding sequence ATGCCCATCGCCGGTTTCATACTTTTCGGGGTGCTGATCCTGATCGCCCTGTACGTGATCCTGATCTACAACCGTCTCGTTCAACTCAAGCATGATACCGTAAAAGCCTGGTCCAACATCGACGTGCTCCTGGCGCAGCGCCACGACGAACTGCCGAAGCTGGTGGAAACCTGCAAGCAGTACATGAAGCACGAGAAGGAGACGCTGGAACGGGTGATCCAGGCCCGCAGCGGTGTGTCCGCGGCGCGCGAACATCACGACGTCCGCGCCCTGGGCTCCGCCGAAGGCGAACTGCGGCAGGGGCTCATGAGCCTTTTCGCCGTGGCGGAGAACTACCCGGAGCTCAAGGCGGACCAGTCGTTCCGGGCGCTGGAGCGGCGCATCACCGAACTGGAAAGTTCGATCGCCGACCGCCGCGAGTTCTACAACGACCACGTCAACGCCAACAACGTCCGGCTCGACCAGTTCCCCGACGTCATCGTTGCCCGGCTATTCGGCTTCAAGCCATTCGAGCTGCTGGAATTCTCGGATACCGACATCAGTAACCCGGACCTGCGCGCCCTGTTCGGCTGA
- a CDS encoding gamma carbonic anhydrase family protein has product MAIQTYNGIHPTLGRDVFVAESAFVAGDVRLGDDVSIWPCVVARGDVHRIEIGPATNIQDGSVLHVTQPSAFNAAGFPLIVGAGVTVGHRAVLHGCTIGDLCLIGIGAIVMDGAVIEDHVMVGAGTLVPPGKRLESGYLYVGSPAKQARPLKDSELEFLVHSRDGYVRLKDQYLRDLGAG; this is encoded by the coding sequence ATGGCGATCCAGACCTACAATGGCATCCACCCCACACTGGGCCGCGACGTGTTCGTGGCGGAAAGCGCCTTCGTCGCGGGCGACGTGAGGCTGGGAGACGACGTGTCGATCTGGCCCTGTGTGGTTGCCCGCGGCGACGTCCACCGCATCGAAATCGGCCCCGCCACCAACATCCAGGACGGCAGCGTGCTGCACGTCACCCAGCCCAGCGCCTTCAACGCAGCCGGATTCCCCTTGATCGTCGGCGCCGGCGTCACCGTGGGCCATCGCGCCGTGTTGCACGGCTGCACCATCGGCGACCTGTGCCTGATCGGCATCGGCGCCATCGTCATGGACGGCGCGGTCATCGAAGACCATGTCATGGTCGGCGCCGGCACCCTGGTCCCGCCGGGCAAGCGTTTGGAAAGCGGCTACCTCTACGTCGGATCGCCCGCCAAACAGGCCCGGCCCCTCAAGGACTCCGAGCTCGAATTCCTCGTCCATTCCCGCGACGGTTACGTCAGGTTGAAGGACCAATATTTGCGCGATCTCGGAGCCGGCTGA
- a CDS encoding HigA family addiction module antitoxin — MAMHNPPHPGAILKEDVLPELGLSVTEAARQLGVSRVALSRVLHGKAAISADMALRLEAWINGPTAETWVRMQADYDLWQARQRPAPKVQRVAA; from the coding sequence ATGGCGATGCACAACCCGCCCCACCCAGGGGCAATTCTGAAAGAAGACGTTCTCCCGGAACTGGGCTTGAGCGTGACTGAGGCCGCGCGCCAGCTCGGCGTTTCGCGAGTGGCGCTGTCCCGCGTACTGCACGGCAAAGCCGCGATCTCCGCCGACATGGCGTTGCGGCTGGAAGCCTGGATCAACGGTCCCACGGCGGAAACCTGGGTGCGTATGCAGGCGGATTACGATCTATGGCAAGCTCGCCAGCGGCCCGCCCCCAAGGTTCAGCGCGTCGCTGCCTGA
- a CDS encoding IS1380 family transposase: MPRFEVKQSSKLQLTSYSGLALIGQCCQAAQVEAVIDPKIPVSQGMRTSDIVKSVVGLLSLGKSDFEAIEPFRNDRFFKESLGLTKVPGAVWLRQRLNAKAEAIRDLADELSLRLLERTEAPITPHKGYVCCDIDTFAMDNSGTKKEAVSRTYQGFDGYTPIAAYLGNEGWNTGLELRPGSRHSAFETHYFYERLFPRIERLVKPDQPVLLREDSGFDGAQLLFAKAAERDRQAALGRSLDFICKWNPRKQDKGDWVKRAEEAGAFAEARPGKRVALLSLEVERAWHKEKRSFRLVAQVTERTIDKKGQHLLAPEVELEGWWTTLSCSAEEVIELYQHHGMHEQFHSELFGSAESFASLRTATAWRPAPFGLVKTDLDLERLPSGKFDTNDVILHLAAFAYNCLRLLGQIGLTGEIAPIRHPAKRRRIRTVLQEIMYRAAKFVAHARRLILDFGRGVAANVAVFVMLQNRLWAAASG, translated from the coding sequence ATGCCGCGCTTTGAAGTCAAGCAATCCAGCAAGCTGCAACTGACCTCGTATTCCGGCCTGGCGCTGATTGGCCAGTGCTGCCAGGCGGCGCAGGTGGAGGCGGTCATTGACCCGAAGATCCCGGTGTCGCAAGGCATGCGTACCTCGGACATCGTCAAGAGCGTGGTCGGGCTGTTGAGTCTGGGCAAGAGCGACTTCGAAGCCATCGAGCCATTCCGGAATGATCGCTTCTTCAAGGAGTCGCTGGGGCTGACGAAGGTGCCCGGAGCCGTGTGGCTGCGCCAGCGTCTGAATGCCAAGGCGGAAGCCATCCGCGATCTGGCCGATGAGCTTTCCCTGAGGCTGCTGGAGCGAACCGAGGCGCCGATCACGCCGCACAAGGGCTATGTCTGCTGCGACATCGATACCTTCGCCATGGACAATAGTGGCACGAAGAAGGAAGCGGTGTCGCGCACCTATCAGGGCTTCGACGGTTACACGCCGATTGCCGCCTATCTCGGCAACGAAGGCTGGAACACCGGGCTGGAACTGAGGCCAGGGTCCCGCCACTCGGCGTTCGAGACGCACTACTTCTACGAGCGGCTGTTTCCGCGCATCGAACGCCTGGTCAAACCGGATCAGCCCGTGCTGCTGCGCGAGGACAGCGGTTTCGACGGCGCACAGCTTCTGTTCGCCAAGGCCGCGGAGCGAGACCGGCAAGCCGCGCTGGGGCGAAGCCTCGACTTCATCTGCAAGTGGAACCCCCGCAAGCAGGACAAGGGGGACTGGGTCAAGCGCGCCGAGGAGGCGGGCGCCTTTGCCGAGGCTCGTCCAGGCAAGCGGGTTGCGTTGCTGTCGTTGGAAGTGGAACGCGCCTGGCACAAGGAGAAGCGCTCCTTCCGCCTGGTCGCCCAGGTGACCGAGCGCACCATCGACAAGAAGGGCCAACACCTGCTGGCCCCGGAGGTCGAACTGGAAGGCTGGTGGACGACGCTCTCCTGTTCCGCCGAGGAAGTGATCGAACTCTACCAGCACCACGGCATGCATGAGCAGTTCCACTCCGAGTTGTTCGGCTCCGCCGAATCCTTCGCTTCGCTCAGGACCGCCACTGCGTGGCGTCCTGCGCCCTTCGGGCTTGTCAAGACCGACCTCGATCTGGAGCGGCTGCCCTCGGGCAAGTTCGACACCAACGACGTGATCCTGCATCTGGCGGCCTTCGCCTACAACTGCCTGCGTCTCTTGGGACAGATCGGCCTGACCGGCGAGATTGCGCCGATCCGTCATCCGGCCAAGCGCCGCCGCATCCGGACCGTGCTACAGGAGATCATGTACCGGGCGGCGAAGTTCGTCGCCCATGCCCGCCGGCTGATCCTCGATTTCGGCCGTGGCGTGGCGGCAAACGTAGCCGTGTTCGTGATGCTTCAGAATCGGCTGTGGGCGGCGGCGTCCGGATGA
- a CDS encoding transposase, translating to MARPLRIELSGGLYHVTSRGDRREDIYLSDDDRKAWLALLGEVCRRFNWVCHAYCQMTNHYHLLVETLEGNLAQGMRQLNGVYTQFVNRTHGRVGHVFQGRYKSIMVEKDSYLLELARYVVLNPVRAGMVGDAGDWAWSSYPATIGGAPSPSWLQTDWILGRFGQQRDRARAGYVDFVRAGVGLPSVWDNLQGQIYLGSAAFVSRMQSLLPSDEVLNEIPRIQQRPIAKPLAHYREEFSDDPRTGMALAYLSGNYSMKAIAEIFGVHYTTVSRAVKAYETKGLCGYARPDPA from the coding sequence ATGGCAAGACCATTACGTATAGAACTGTCCGGCGGTCTGTATCACGTCACGTCACGCGGCGACCGGCGCGAGGATATCTATCTGTCCGATGATGACAGGAAAGCATGGCTGGCGTTGTTAGGTGAGGTCTGCCGACGCTTTAACTGGGTCTGCCATGCATATTGCCAGATGACCAATCATTATCATCTGCTGGTCGAGACCCTGGAGGGCAATCTTGCCCAAGGTATGCGGCAACTCAATGGGGTTTATACGCAGTTTGTGAACCGGACACATGGGCGTGTTGGTCATGTATTCCAGGGACGCTACAAGTCGATCATGGTAGAAAAAGATAGTTATCTGCTGGAGCTGGCGCGCTACGTGGTACTCAACCCGGTGCGGGCCGGTATGGTAGGCGATGCCGGGGATTGGGCCTGGAGCAGTTACCCGGCAACGATAGGTGGGGCTCCGTCGCCATCCTGGTTGCAAACGGATTGGATTCTTGGGCGGTTTGGCCAGCAACGGGATAGGGCGCGCGCCGGATATGTGGATTTCGTTCGTGCAGGCGTCGGGTTGCCCAGCGTTTGGGATAATTTGCAAGGCCAGATTTATCTCGGCAGCGCAGCATTTGTTTCCCGCATGCAATCGCTGCTGCCATCGGATGAGGTTTTGAATGAGATTCCACGCATACAGCAGCGGCCCATTGCAAAGCCACTGGCACATTATCGCGAAGAATTTTCTGATGATCCTCGTACGGGCATGGCCTTAGCTTATCTTTCCGGCAATTACTCAATGAAAGCTATCGCCGAGATATTCGGCGTGCATTACACTACAGTCAGTCGAGCGGTCAAAGCGTATGAAACTAAGGGGTTATGCGGTTATGCAAGACCTGACCCTGCTTGA
- a CDS encoding alkaline phosphatase PhoX, with product MKKTLLALMIGAAVPGLTMAGDFGQLRDDRLSSLSYLYFGFPKPLSTSASGDNPRTPGQKASDLVMVAKGLKAEILTRRVAHAADMFAFWPNDLHPTHLIFAIEGGRQKLTGDGGTADYVAGDKFNPSVQRVSLTDGSVETILRGMTSTDGIRRTPWGTILVTEETTGGGAYEILNPLATTNYTVKNRATGEIVDAAGNSDSDEIAKRPALPAMSWEGFDITPEGVVYGGDELRPGPGDTDGGALYKFVPATPLASSTPLSDLSQSPLISGSVYAYTASCRDRSSASFPQFGQGCEIGEGAWVKVDALTARSEANAKGATGYYRPEDGHFNPAYTGPGVQFCWTNTGNEAAKNYAEVLCLTDEKPLGSGGDKDKTIGGATYTYLADNTQTRGLAVAVANRVLEGDQDFNSFDNLDFQPKTNNMYVVEDHDYGDIFACLQDGEDRDVKSDGCVKMLSVKDRSAEPTGFRFSGDGRSAYLSIQHSDDALCPVGTDCASLDDYRTDDIVRITGFKVPR from the coding sequence ATGAAGAAGACCCTGCTTGCGTTGATGATCGGCGCTGCCGTTCCCGGCCTGACCATGGCCGGGGATTTCGGTCAGCTCCGGGACGATCGGCTGAGTTCGCTGAGCTACCTGTATTTCGGATTCCCCAAACCCTTGAGCACCTCCGCCAGCGGGGACAACCCCCGCACACCTGGTCAAAAGGCCAGCGACCTGGTCATGGTCGCCAAGGGACTGAAGGCGGAAATCCTGACTCGCCGGGTCGCCCACGCCGCCGACATGTTTGCGTTCTGGCCGAATGATCTCCATCCCACCCATCTCATTTTTGCCATTGAAGGTGGGCGCCAGAAGTTGACGGGCGATGGGGGCACCGCGGATTACGTGGCCGGCGACAAGTTCAACCCGTCCGTGCAGCGGGTCAGCCTGACCGACGGCTCGGTGGAGACCATACTCCGCGGCATGACTTCCACCGACGGCATCCGGCGGACACCGTGGGGCACGATTCTGGTGACCGAGGAAACCACTGGGGGCGGCGCCTATGAAATCCTCAACCCTCTGGCCACCACCAATTACACGGTAAAGAATCGCGCCACCGGTGAAATCGTCGATGCCGCGGGCAATTCCGATAGCGACGAGATCGCCAAGCGTCCGGCCTTGCCGGCGATGTCCTGGGAAGGCTTCGACATCACCCCGGAAGGCGTGGTCTATGGCGGCGACGAACTGCGGCCGGGGCCGGGCGATACCGACGGAGGCGCGCTTTACAAGTTCGTGCCCGCCACTCCGCTGGCGTCGAGCACCCCACTCTCCGACCTGAGCCAATCGCCCCTGATCAGCGGCAGCGTCTACGCCTATACGGCCTCCTGCCGGGACCGGAGCAGCGCGAGTTTCCCGCAATTCGGCCAGGGCTGCGAGATCGGCGAAGGCGCCTGGGTGAAAGTGGACGCGCTCACGGCCCGCAGCGAGGCCAACGCCAAGGGCGCCACCGGCTATTACCGCCCCGAGGACGGCCATTTTAATCCGGCGTATACCGGCCCCGGGGTCCAATTCTGCTGGACCAACACCGGCAACGAGGCGGCCAAAAACTACGCCGAGGTGCTGTGCCTCACCGATGAAAAGCCGCTGGGCTCGGGCGGCGACAAAGACAAGACCATCGGCGGCGCGACCTACACCTACCTCGCCGACAACACCCAAACGCGGGGGCTTGCCGTGGCCGTGGCCAACCGCGTCCTGGAAGGCGATCAGGATTTCAATTCGTTCGACAACCTGGACTTCCAGCCCAAGACGAACAATATGTACGTCGTCGAGGACCATGACTACGGCGATATCTTCGCCTGCCTGCAGGACGGGGAGGATCGCGACGTCAAGTCCGACGGTTGCGTGAAAATGCTGTCGGTGAAGGACCGTTCCGCGGAGCCGACCGGCTTCCGGTTCAGCGGCGATGGTCGCAGCGCCTATCTTTCCATCCAGCATTCGGACGACGCGCTCTGCCCCGTCGGCACCGATTGTGCCAGCCTCGACGATTACCGCACCGACGATATCGTCAGGATCACCGGCTTCAAGGTTCCCCGCTAG
- a CDS encoding RES family NAD+ phosphorylase translates to MSAIWAACRDQAPLGPLHGHLYRMVESQEQVATYRIVSSLEEQALLEELLETSKPPPPETAGDFHYLLTTPFRYPPLRHGSRFGRRHEPGLFYGSATVDTMLAEVAYYRFVFWQGMETPPQTPIVTQHTVFSARYACGRGLKLQDPPFDAWRATLTDPRHYAPTQDLGSAMREAGVQAFEYLSARDPAAGINVALFEPAALASQRPIECQNWLAETSGEHVAFLGEARQIRGFELETFLVEGMLPAPAVC, encoded by the coding sequence TTGAGCGCGATATGGGCCGCCTGCCGCGACCAGGCGCCCCTTGGCCCGCTGCACGGTCACCTCTACCGGATGGTCGAAAGCCAGGAACAGGTGGCGACCTATCGGATCGTGTCCTCCCTGGAAGAACAGGCCTTGCTGGAAGAACTCCTGGAGACGTCCAAGCCCCCGCCGCCGGAAACCGCCGGGGATTTCCATTACCTGCTCACGACCCCCTTCCGCTACCCGCCCCTCCGCCATGGCTCTCGCTTTGGCCGGCGGCACGAACCCGGCCTGTTCTATGGTTCGGCCACCGTCGACACGATGCTGGCGGAAGTTGCCTACTACCGCTTCGTGTTTTGGCAAGGCATGGAAACGCCGCCTCAAACACCCATCGTCACCCAGCACACCGTATTCAGCGCACGCTATGCGTGCGGCAGGGGGCTGAAACTGCAAGATCCGCCGTTCGACGCCTGGCGCGCGACGTTGACCGACCCCAGGCACTATGCGCCCACCCAGGACCTGGGAAGCGCGATGAGAGAAGCCGGTGTTCAGGCGTTCGAGTACCTGTCGGCACGCGATCCGGCAGCGGGAATCAACGTCGCCTTGTTTGAGCCCGCTGCGCTGGCCAGCCAACGGCCGATCGAATGCCAGAACTGGCTCGCGGAAACCTCGGGGGAACACGTGGCGTTCCTGGGGGAAGCGAGGCAGATTCGAGGTTTCGAGCTTGAAACCTTCCTGGTCGAGGGTATGTTGCCTGCGCCAGCCGTTTGCTGA